In Gemmatimonadales bacterium, one genomic interval encodes:
- the lysS gene encoding lysine--tRNA ligase, which produces MSGDAAGRPPVELARRDKLEALKSRGVAPFAYRYVRSHTAAHALAAFTDGAAGPEVAVAGRVVALRSHGKSTFAHLADASGRLQLYFKQDQLGGGAYEQVGLLDLGDHLGVSGPLFRTRTGEVTVRVDRFELLAKALRPLPLGKSAEQEDGSVEHYSELADPEVRYRQRYADLAVHPERRAVFERRAAITRAVRQFLDDRGFLEVETPILQPLYGGASARPFVTKYHALDSDFYLRIADELYLKRLIVGGIERVYEIGRDFRNEGMDRLHNPEFTMLECYQAYADYTDIMDLTEQMVRAVVRGVTGGSTLHARGHAIDLSGDWRRVGFVELLKENSGVDLRRADDAELAAALRERGLEPDVRLGRPRLIDQLFGLTVEPHLDQPTFVLDYPIEVSPLAKPKRGDAALAERFELFVGGYELANAFSELNDPDDQRARLEAQGARRAAGDEEAQQVDEDYLRALEYGMPPTGGLGLGIDRFTMLVTGERSIRDVILFPALRPE; this is translated from the coding sequence ATGAGCGGCGACGCGGCGGGCCGTCCGCCGGTGGAGCTGGCGCGGCGCGACAAGCTCGAGGCGCTGAAGAGCCGCGGCGTGGCGCCGTTCGCTTACCGTTACGTGCGCTCGCACACCGCGGCCCACGCACTCGCCGCCTTCACCGACGGCGCAGCGGGGCCGGAGGTCGCGGTAGCCGGCCGGGTGGTCGCGCTGCGGTCGCACGGGAAGTCCACCTTCGCGCACCTCGCCGACGCTTCGGGCCGGCTCCAACTCTACTTCAAGCAGGATCAGCTGGGCGGTGGCGCGTACGAGCAGGTCGGGTTGCTGGACCTCGGCGATCACCTGGGCGTGTCGGGCCCTCTGTTCCGCACCCGCACCGGCGAAGTGACGGTCAGGGTGGACCGTTTCGAGCTGCTGGCGAAGGCGCTCAGGCCGCTGCCGCTGGGCAAGAGCGCGGAGCAGGAGGACGGGTCGGTCGAGCACTACTCCGAGCTGGCGGATCCCGAGGTGCGCTACCGGCAGCGCTACGCCGACCTCGCCGTGCACCCGGAGCGGCGCGCCGTGTTCGAGCGGCGCGCGGCGATCACCCGCGCGGTGCGGCAGTTCCTGGACGACCGCGGATTCCTCGAGGTGGAAACGCCCATCCTGCAACCGCTTTACGGTGGCGCTTCGGCTCGGCCGTTCGTCACGAAGTACCACGCGCTGGACTCGGACTTCTATCTCCGGATCGCCGACGAGCTGTACCTCAAGCGGCTCATCGTGGGCGGCATCGAGCGGGTCTACGAGATCGGGCGCGACTTCCGGAACGAGGGGATGGACCGGCTGCACAACCCCGAGTTCACGATGCTCGAGTGTTACCAGGCGTATGCCGACTACACCGACATCATGGACCTGACCGAGCAGATGGTGCGGGCGGTGGTACGCGGGGTCACCGGCGGCTCGACGCTGCACGCACGCGGCCACGCCATCGACCTCTCCGGGGACTGGCGCCGGGTCGGGTTCGTCGAGCTGCTGAAGGAGAACAGCGGCGTGGACCTGCGGCGCGCGGACGATGCCGAGCTCGCCGCGGCCTTGAGGGAGCGCGGGCTCGAGCCGGACGTGCGGCTGGGCCGCCCCCGGCTGATAGACCAACTCTTCGGGCTAACCGTGGAACCGCACCTGGACCAGCCGACCTTCGTTCTGGATTACCCGATCGAGGTCTCGCCGCTGGCCAAGCCCAAGCGCGGTGACGCTGCGCTCGCCGAGCGCTTCGAGCTGTTCGTGGGCGGTTACGAGCTGGCCAACGCCTTCTCGGAACTGAACGATCCCGACGACCAGCGCGCCCGGCTCGAGGCGCAGGGTGCGCGGCGCGCCGCCGGCGACGAGGAGGCGCAGCAGGTGGATGAGGACTACCTGCGCGCCCTCGAGTACGGGATGCCGCCCACCGGCGGCCTGGGTCTTGGCATCGACCGGTTCACGATGCTGGTGACGGGAGAGCGCAGCATCCGTGACGTGATCCTCTTCCCGGCGCTGCGCCCCGAATGA
- a CDS encoding ABC transporter permease codes for MKRVEWWIASRYLRSRRASRFVSLITFIATAGVALGVMALIVVTGIMSGLQKDLREKILVANPHLRVLTYGEGLRLDDWRWVLDSVRTTPGVVAAAPFVLSQGLMSSGHDYAEGVAVIGVETDTGGAAVTGLARSFTAGDLRFATHAADVDGGVVLGRRLADRFSAYPGTVVTLVSPAGSSFNSALGAFVPRYFRFEVTGLFDTGMYEYDNTYVVMPRAVAQRFAGLDSAVSGVEVRVADAWRSDRTARAIEDRLGFPYRALDWKAQNSQLFSALQLEKLAMSVILLLIVLVAAFNIVSTLTMAVSDRTKEIGILRAMGMTAAQVRRIFVAQGVVVGVVGTAIGLGGGLLLGAVLDRWRLIRLDASVYFIDHLPVELAVTDVAAIVAASLVIAMVATLYPSAQAARLEPVDAIRHE; via the coding sequence ATGAAGCGGGTCGAGTGGTGGATCGCCTCGCGCTACCTGCGCAGCCGGCGGGCGTCTCGTTTCGTCTCGCTCATCACCTTCATCGCGACCGCGGGCGTGGCCCTGGGCGTGATGGCGCTGATAGTGGTGACGGGGATCATGAGCGGCCTTCAGAAGGACCTGCGCGAGAAGATCCTGGTCGCCAATCCGCACCTGCGGGTGCTTACCTACGGCGAAGGGCTGCGGCTCGACGACTGGAGGTGGGTCCTCGATTCGGTGCGCACCACGCCCGGCGTGGTGGCGGCGGCCCCATTCGTGCTCTCGCAGGGGCTTATGTCCTCGGGCCACGACTATGCCGAAGGCGTGGCCGTGATCGGGGTCGAGACCGACACCGGAGGGGCAGCGGTGACGGGGCTGGCGCGCAGCTTCACCGCGGGAGACCTTCGCTTCGCCACCCACGCGGCGGACGTGGACGGTGGCGTGGTGCTGGGGCGGCGCCTGGCGGACCGATTCAGCGCTTACCCCGGCACGGTAGTGACCTTGGTATCCCCGGCCGGGTCGTCGTTCAACTCGGCCCTGGGCGCGTTCGTGCCGCGATACTTCCGTTTCGAGGTGACGGGGCTGTTCGACACCGGGATGTACGAGTACGACAACACCTATGTGGTGATGCCGCGCGCGGTCGCCCAGCGGTTCGCCGGGCTCGATTCGGCGGTGAGCGGCGTCGAGGTGCGGGTCGCGGACGCCTGGCGGTCGGACCGGACTGCCCGCGCCATCGAGGACCGGCTCGGCTTCCCGTACCGCGCCCTGGACTGGAAGGCGCAGAACTCCCAGCTCTTCTCGGCGCTCCAGCTGGAGAAGCTGGCGATGAGCGTGATCCTGCTGCTCATCGTGCTGGTGGCGGCGTTCAACATCGTGAGCACGCTCACGATGGCGGTGAGCGATCGCACCAAGGAGATCGGGATCCTGCGCGCCATGGGCATGACCGCGGCGCAGGTCCGGCGGATCTTCGTCGCGCAGGGAGTGGTGGTCGGTGTGGTCGGCACGGCCATCGGACTGGGCGGTGGCCTGCTGCTCGGAGCGGTGCTGGACCGCTGGCGTCTGATCCGGCTCGACGCTTCGGTCTATTTCATTGACCACCTGCCGGTGGAGTTGGCAGTGACGGACGTCGCCGCGATCGTGGCGGCCAGTCTGGTCATCGCCATGGTGGCCACGCTGTACCCGTCGGCGCAGGCCGCGCGGCTCGAACCGGTGGACGCGATAAGGCACGAATGA
- a CDS encoding protein arginine kinase, with amino-acid sequence MIDLTLIPDGGLGWLDASGPLAHVVLSTRIRLARNLARVPFTVRAGDGERRRVLDELDSAWQESPIGKGGARFLLDQLEPNDRQLLHERHLISKELAGAVEGRSGGASGAAVYLAGSVGVMVNEEDHLRLQSMQSGFALTQAYAALERLDADLGARLPFAFHHEFGYLTACPTNAGTGLRASVLIHLPGLVLTKEISKVLQGLTQVGLTFRGLYGEGSEVVGNFFQLSNQTTLGKSEEELLDHLGKIVRQVVAYEEQARQVLLRDAPTIIEDKVWRAYGLLRYARSLSFDEAMNLLSGVRLGVGLKLIPGLSVYTLNKLLIYTQPAHLAALEVGAANDPELRAARAGYVRRLLDDEAAAPA; translated from the coding sequence GTGATCGACCTCACCCTCATCCCCGACGGAGGCCTCGGCTGGCTGGATGCCAGCGGTCCGCTCGCGCACGTGGTGCTGTCCACGCGCATCCGGCTGGCCCGCAACCTCGCCCGAGTGCCGTTCACCGTGCGCGCGGGCGACGGGGAGCGTCGGCGGGTGCTGGACGAACTGGACTCCGCCTGGCAGGAGAGCCCGATAGGAAAGGGCGGCGCGCGGTTCCTCCTCGACCAGCTCGAGCCCAACGACCGCCAGCTCCTGCACGAGCGGCACCTCATCAGCAAGGAGCTCGCCGGCGCCGTGGAGGGCCGCTCGGGCGGCGCGAGCGGCGCGGCGGTGTACCTGGCCGGCTCGGTCGGCGTGATGGTGAACGAGGAGGACCACCTCCGGCTCCAGTCCATGCAGTCGGGGTTCGCGCTGACCCAGGCCTACGCGGCGCTGGAGCGGCTCGACGCCGATCTCGGCGCGCGGCTTCCCTTCGCCTTCCACCATGAGTTTGGCTATCTTACGGCGTGCCCGACGAACGCCGGCACGGGGCTCCGGGCGTCGGTCCTGATCCACCTCCCCGGGCTCGTGCTCACCAAGGAGATCTCCAAGGTCCTGCAAGGGCTGACGCAGGTGGGGCTGACGTTCCGCGGGCTGTACGGCGAGGGGAGCGAAGTGGTCGGCAACTTCTTCCAGTTGTCGAACCAGACCACCCTCGGGAAGTCCGAGGAGGAGTTGCTCGATCACCTCGGCAAGATCGTCCGGCAGGTCGTCGCGTACGAGGAGCAGGCGCGGCAGGTGCTCCTCCGCGACGCGCCGACGATCATCGAGGACAAGGTTTGGCGGGCGTACGGGCTGCTGCGCTACGCGCGCAGCCTCTCGTTCGACGAAGCGATGAACCTGTTGTCGGGTGTGCGGTTGGGGGTCGGGCTGAAACTGATCCCGGGGCTGAGTGTATACACGTTGAACAAGCTGCTGATCTACACGCAGCCCGCCCACCTTGCCGCCCTCGAGGTAGGCGCGGCGAACGATCCCGAACTGCGCGCGGCGCGCGCGGGGTATGTACGCAGGCTGCTGGATGACGAGGCGGCCGCACCGGCCTGA
- a CDS encoding UvrB/UvrC motif-containing protein — translation MLCENCKEREAVIHLTQIVNNSVTTMHLCEGCAAEKGVETEAAVAKFPLGDFLASLGKPATPEQGEPAAGVPCRYCGATLADFRQTGRLGCARCYESFEPHLRDLLRRLHGSTRHVGEAYRAPGAAPAAAPAESELLGLRDQLRRAVDSENFELAAQLRDQIRVKE, via the coding sequence ATGCTGTGCGAGAACTGCAAGGAACGGGAGGCGGTCATCCACCTCACCCAGATCGTCAACAACTCCGTGACGACGATGCACCTCTGCGAGGGGTGCGCCGCCGAGAAGGGCGTGGAGACGGAGGCCGCGGTGGCCAAGTTCCCGCTCGGTGACTTCCTCGCCTCGCTCGGCAAGCCCGCGACGCCGGAACAGGGCGAGCCGGCCGCCGGAGTCCCGTGCCGGTACTGCGGCGCCACTCTGGCGGACTTCCGGCAGACCGGGCGGTTGGGGTGCGCGCGTTGCTACGAGAGCTTCGAGCCGCACCTGCGCGACCTGCTGCGGCGACTGCACGGCAGCACCAGACACGTGGGCGAGGCGTACCGCGCGCCGGGCGCGGCCCCGGCCGCCGCGCCGGCCGAGAGCGAGCTGCTAGGTCTCCGCGACCAGCTGCGGCGCGCGGTCGATTCCGAGAACTTCGAGCTGGCGGCGCAGCTCCGGGACCAGATCCGGGTGAAGGAGTGA
- the prfB gene encoding peptide chain release factor 2 translates to MFDVDSKVARLTALDAAMAVPGFWDKPDAAQKTVEEGKSLRRWTQPYAELRRRVDHAAELSDLLEHESDPEIEQELEKEVADLDAAVERLSLQTMLQGPEDALDALLTIHPGAGGTESQDWAEMLMRMYRRWAERRGYMVGVLDLVPGEEAGIKSVTLEIKGQYACGFLKAEKGVHRLVRISPFDSQARRHTSFASVFVYPLVDDTIEIDLREEDIRMDVFRASGAGGQHVNKTSSAVRLTHHPSGIVVSCQQERSQHKNKAVAMKVLKAALYQRALDEREKKRQALEATKTDNSWGNQIRSYVFQPYTMVNDHRTELKVGDVQRVMDGDLDPFIEAFLQKFGGGRR, encoded by the coding sequence CCCAAAAGACCGTAGAAGAAGGGAAGTCGCTGAGGCGCTGGACGCAGCCCTATGCGGAGTTGCGGCGTCGCGTCGATCATGCCGCCGAGCTGTCGGACCTCCTGGAGCACGAGTCGGACCCGGAGATCGAGCAGGAGTTGGAGAAAGAAGTGGCCGACCTGGATGCCGCGGTAGAGCGGCTCTCCCTCCAGACGATGCTCCAGGGCCCCGAGGACGCGCTCGACGCGTTGCTCACGATCCATCCCGGCGCCGGAGGCACCGAGTCGCAGGACTGGGCCGAGATGCTGATGCGCATGTATCGCCGCTGGGCCGAACGCCGTGGCTACATGGTCGGCGTGCTGGACCTGGTGCCGGGCGAGGAGGCGGGGATCAAGTCGGTCACCCTGGAGATCAAGGGCCAGTACGCCTGCGGTTTCCTCAAGGCGGAGAAGGGCGTGCACCGTCTGGTGCGCATCTCGCCCTTCGATTCGCAGGCACGCCGGCACACTTCGTTCGCATCGGTCTTCGTCTATCCGCTGGTGGACGACACGATCGAGATCGACCTCCGCGAGGAGGACATCAGGATGGACGTCTTCCGCGCCTCCGGCGCCGGCGGGCAGCACGTCAACAAGACTTCCTCGGCGGTCCGGCTGACGCACCACCCCTCTGGCATCGTCGTCTCGTGCCAGCAGGAGCGGTCGCAGCACAAAAACAAGGCCGTGGCGATGAAGGTGCTGAAGGCGGCGCTCTACCAGCGCGCGCTCGACGAGCGCGAGAAGAAGCGGCAGGCGCTGGAGGCGACGAAGACGGACAACTCGTGGGGGAACCAGATCCGCTCGTACGTCTTCCAGCCGTACACGATGGTCAACGACCACCGGACGGAGCTGAAGGTGGGCGACGTGCAGCGGGTGATGGACGGAGACCTGGACCCGTTCATCGAGGCGTTCCTCCAGAAGTTCGGCGGGGGGAGACGATGA
- a CDS encoding ABC transporter ATP-binding protein produces MTPLLEVRGLRKRFPSGDAGWLDVLRDLDLTLGRGEVVAVVGASGSGKSTLLHLIGALDRATGGTVALDGVGYETLDTLALAELRNRRIGFVFQFHHLLREFSALENVMMPLRIGGWGDGEARSRAEQLLAEVGLAGRMTHRPAALSGGEQQRCAVARALVRDPGLLLADEPTGNLDHSNSAMVADLFFRLARELETAVIIVTHNRQLALRADRMLVLDDGRLSPVREVEALP; encoded by the coding sequence ATGACGCCGCTGCTGGAGGTCCGGGGGCTCCGGAAGCGTTTTCCGTCGGGTGACGCGGGCTGGCTCGACGTACTGAGGGACCTGGACCTCACCCTCGGTCGCGGCGAGGTCGTGGCGGTCGTGGGAGCGAGCGGATCGGGGAAGAGCACCTTGCTCCACCTCATCGGCGCGCTCGACCGCGCGACCGGCGGTACCGTCGCCCTGGACGGCGTGGGGTACGAGACGCTGGACACGCTCGCGCTCGCCGAGCTCCGGAACCGGCGGATCGGGTTCGTGTTTCAGTTCCATCATCTGCTGAGGGAGTTCAGCGCGCTGGAGAACGTGATGATGCCGTTGCGCATCGGTGGGTGGGGTGACGGGGAGGCGCGTTCGCGCGCGGAGCAGCTCCTGGCTGAGGTCGGGCTGGCTGGCCGGATGACACATCGGCCGGCGGCGCTCTCGGGCGGGGAGCAGCAGCGCTGCGCGGTGGCGCGGGCCCTGGTGCGGGACCCCGGCCTCCTGCTGGCGGATGAGCCGACCGGTAACCTCGATCACAGCAATAGCGCGATGGTCGCCGATCTGTTCTTCAGGCTGGCTCGCGAGCTCGAGACCGCGGTCATCATCGTGACCCACAACCGGCAGCTGGCGCTGCGCGCGGACCGGATGCTCGTACTGGACGACGGGCGGCTCTCGCCGGTCCGTGAAGTGGAGGCGCTGCCGTGA
- a CDS encoding ATP-dependent Clp protease ATP-binding subunit produces MNGYNFTDRVRKVLQMAREEAARLHHEYVGTEHILLGLIREGEGVAAAVLSNLNVDLEETQQKIEDSVKKGKAAAAAGPDLPYTSRAKKVLELAMSEARELNHSYVGTEHLLLGLLREEKGIAAQVLTDVGVNLEQARAETLRLLGSEMPQPSGAPAAPVPQKSEKKSKTPALDHFCRDLTQLAGEGQLDPTIGRQKEIERVMEVLSRRKKNNPVLIGEPGVGKTAIVEGLAQLIASGNCPDALKDHRVLALDMAAVIAGTKYRGQFEERLKAVMNEVAQNRNIVLFIDELHTLVGAGAAEGAIDASNMLKPALARGELQCVGASTLNEYRKYIEKDGALERRFQTVIVEPPTLEETYAILRGLRKRYEDHHRIVIPDESLDAAAKLSERYITDRFLPDKAIDVIDEAGARARIGAQVPPPEVAELKGKLEGINREKEAAVRDQNFERAAALRDQEREAQAEIVSRQEAWERERQTRRPVVGEEDVAFIVSRWTGIPVTRLREAESSRLLRMEEEMHESVVGQDEAITAISRAIRRSRAGLKDPRRPIGSFIFSGPTGVGKTELARALARFLFADVQALIRVDMSEYMEKFSVSRLIGAPPGYVGYEDSGALTKAVRRKPYSVVLLDEIEKAHPDVFNILLQVLDEGRLTDNYGRVIDFKNTVVIMTSNVGARDITKGGTLGFVQSTTESAFSKIAEKVKDEINKTFNPEFLNRLDDVIVFHPLSRLHIAQIVGIVLKELTLRLSDEELTIRLTESATDFLVKHGYDEHYGARQLKRAIQRYIEDPLSEKILLSEFSRGDEIEVDTAPDGERLQFRALTSTKA; encoded by the coding sequence ATGAACGGCTACAACTTCACCGATCGCGTCCGCAAGGTCCTGCAGATGGCCCGCGAAGAGGCGGCCCGCCTGCACCATGAGTACGTGGGCACTGAGCACATCCTGCTCGGGCTGATCCGCGAGGGTGAGGGCGTGGCGGCGGCCGTGCTCTCCAACCTCAACGTGGACCTCGAGGAGACCCAGCAGAAGATCGAGGATTCGGTCAAGAAGGGGAAAGCGGCCGCGGCGGCCGGCCCCGACCTGCCGTACACGTCCAGGGCCAAGAAGGTGCTGGAGCTGGCGATGTCCGAGGCGCGCGAGCTCAACCACTCGTACGTAGGCACCGAGCACCTGCTCCTCGGCCTGCTGCGCGAGGAGAAAGGGATCGCGGCGCAGGTGCTGACCGATGTCGGCGTGAACCTGGAGCAGGCGCGCGCCGAGACGCTGCGCCTCCTGGGCAGTGAGATGCCGCAGCCCTCGGGGGCGCCCGCGGCGCCGGTCCCCCAGAAGAGCGAGAAGAAGAGCAAGACGCCTGCGCTGGACCACTTCTGCCGCGACCTGACGCAGCTGGCGGGCGAGGGCCAGCTCGACCCGACCATCGGTCGCCAGAAGGAGATCGAGCGGGTCATGGAGGTGTTGTCTCGCCGGAAGAAGAACAACCCGGTGTTGATCGGCGAGCCTGGCGTGGGCAAGACGGCCATCGTCGAGGGGCTCGCGCAGCTGATCGCCTCGGGCAACTGCCCCGACGCGCTGAAGGACCACCGCGTCCTGGCGCTCGACATGGCGGCCGTCATCGCCGGCACCAAGTACCGCGGCCAGTTCGAGGAGCGGCTCAAGGCGGTGATGAACGAGGTCGCCCAGAACCGCAACATCGTGCTGTTCATCGACGAGCTGCACACGCTGGTGGGCGCGGGCGCGGCCGAAGGGGCGATCGACGCTTCGAACATGCTGAAGCCGGCGCTGGCTCGCGGCGAGCTCCAGTGCGTGGGCGCCTCGACGCTCAACGAGTACCGCAAGTACATCGAGAAGGACGGAGCGCTGGAGCGGCGCTTCCAGACGGTGATCGTCGAACCGCCTACCCTCGAGGAGACCTACGCGATCCTGAGGGGGCTCCGCAAGCGGTACGAGGACCATCACCGGATCGTGATCCCCGACGAGTCGCTCGACGCTGCGGCCAAGCTGTCGGAGCGCTACATCACCGACCGCTTCCTGCCGGACAAGGCGATCGACGTGATCGACGAGGCAGGGGCGCGGGCGCGGATCGGCGCGCAGGTGCCGCCGCCCGAAGTGGCCGAGCTCAAGGGCAAGCTCGAGGGGATCAACCGGGAGAAGGAGGCGGCGGTCCGCGACCAGAACTTCGAGCGCGCCGCGGCGCTGCGCGACCAGGAGCGCGAGGCCCAGGCCGAGATCGTGTCGCGGCAGGAGGCCTGGGAGCGCGAGCGGCAGACGCGCCGGCCGGTGGTGGGCGAGGAGGACGTCGCGTTCATCGTGTCGCGGTGGACCGGGATCCCGGTCACCCGCCTGCGGGAGGCGGAGTCATCGCGGCTGCTGCGCATGGAAGAGGAGATGCACGAGTCGGTGGTCGGCCAGGACGAGGCGATCACGGCCATCTCGCGGGCCATCCGCCGCTCGCGGGCGGGGCTCAAGGACCCGCGGCGTCCCATCGGCTCTTTCATCTTCTCGGGGCCCACGGGCGTCGGGAAGACCGAGTTGGCGCGCGCGCTGGCCAGATTCCTTTTCGCCGACGTGCAGGCGCTGATCCGGGTGGACATGTCGGAGTACATGGAGAAGTTCAGCGTCTCCCGCCTCATCGGAGCGCCCCCCGGGTACGTCGGCTACGAGGACTCGGGCGCGCTGACCAAGGCCGTTCGCCGCAAGCCGTACTCGGTCGTGCTGCTGGACGAGATCGAGAAGGCGCACCCGGACGTGTTCAACATCCTTCTCCAGGTGCTGGACGAGGGGCGGCTCACCGACAACTACGGCCGGGTGATCGACTTCAAGAACACGGTCGTCATCATGACGTCGAACGTCGGGGCGCGGGACATCACCAAGGGCGGCACGCTCGGCTTCGTGCAGTCGACGACCGAGAGCGCTTTCAGCAAGATCGCCGAGAAGGTCAAGGACGAGATCAACAAGACCTTCAACCCCGAGTTCCTGAACCGGCTGGATGACGTGATCGTCTTCCACCCGCTGTCGCGCCTGCACATCGCGCAGATCGTGGGGATCGTGCTCAAGGAGCTGACGCTGCGGCTCTCGGACGAGGAGCTGACGATCCGGCTGACCGAGTCGGCGACGGACTTCCTCGTGAAGCACGGCTACGACGAGCACTACGGCGCGCGGCAGCTGAAGCGCGCCATCCAGCGCTACATCGAGGATCCGCTTTCGGAGAAGATCCTGCTCAGCGAGTTCAGTCGCGGTGACGAGATCGAAGTCGACACGGCGCCGGACGGGGAGCGGCTGCAGTTCCGGGCGCTCACCAGCACCAAAGCGTAG